From Sphingobium amiense, a single genomic window includes:
- the istB gene encoding IS21-like element ISSsp5 family helper ATPase IstB, with protein MSDQAPEILLAHHLKALKLPTCLREHHKLARQCAAEGVDHIRFLARLVEMEMIDRERRMVERRIKAARFPAVKSLDSFDFAAIPRLNKMQVLEMARCEWIERRENAIALGPSGTGKTHVALGLGLAACQKGLSVGFTTAAALVSEMMEARDERRLLRFQKQMAGYKLLIIDELGFVPLSKTGAELLFELISQRYERGSTFITSNLPFDEWTETFGSERLTGALLDRLTHHVSILEMNGESYRLAHSRARKAKTRP; from the coding sequence ATGAGCGATCAGGCCCCGGAGATCCTTCTCGCTCACCATCTCAAGGCGCTCAAGCTGCCTACGTGCCTGCGTGAGCATCACAAGCTCGCGCGGCAATGTGCCGCTGAAGGCGTCGATCATATCCGCTTCCTCGCCCGCCTCGTCGAGATGGAAATGATCGACAGGGAGCGTCGCATGGTCGAGCGGCGCATCAAGGCCGCGCGCTTCCCCGCCGTCAAAAGCCTCGACAGCTTCGACTTCGCCGCCATCCCCAGGCTCAACAAGATGCAGGTGCTCGAGATGGCGCGCTGCGAGTGGATCGAGCGGCGTGAGAACGCCATCGCTCTGGGGCCATCAGGCACCGGAAAGACGCACGTAGCGTTGGGGCTCGGACTGGCAGCATGCCAGAAAGGACTGTCGGTGGGCTTCACCACCGCGGCAGCGCTGGTCAGCGAAATGATGGAGGCCCGCGACGAGCGCCGTCTTCTGCGCTTCCAGAAGCAGATGGCCGGATACAAGCTGCTCATCATCGACGAACTGGGCTTTGTGCCGCTCTCCAAGACCGGCGCCGAACTGTTGTTCGAGCTGATCTCCCAGCGTTACGAACGCGGCTCCACCTTCATCACCAGCAACCTGCCCTTCGACGAATGGACCGAAACCTTCGGATCTGAGCGTCTCACAGGCGCGCTCCTCGATCGCCTGACCCATCACGTCAGCATCCTCGAGATGAACGGCGAAAGCTATCGCCTCGCGCACAGCCGGGCCCGCAAGGCCAAAACCAGACCCTGA
- the istA gene encoding IS21 family transposase, protein MELYLQVRLACADGMSQRAAAKRFNVSRETVRKMLSFSSPPGYRRQSVPQRPKLDGFVAIIDGWLEGDRSVPRKQRHTAKRVFDRLRTEHGFTGGYTIIKDYIREREQRSREMFVPLAHPAGDAQADFGEALVEIGGVEQKAYFFALDLPHSDACYVRAYPAAVAEAWVDGHVHAFAFFGAVPRSIVYDNDRCLVTKILPDGTRQRATLFSAFLSHYVIRDRYARPGKGNEKGNVEGLVGYCRRNFMVPIPKFPTWEAFNLWLEEQCRKRQQDKVRGQSETIGERLQRDLAAMQPLPATPFEACDQKGGRVSSQSLVRYRTNDYSVPVAWGHQEVWIRAYVDEVVIGCRSEVIARHPRCYAREEVVFDPLHYLPLIEQKINAFDQAAPLQGWDLPEAFTTLQRLMEGRMHKHGRREYVQVLRLLETFTLADLQAAVEQAIDLGAIGFDAVKHLVLCRIERVPPRLDLDVYPFLPRTTVEKTFARAYLSLLSDRQEAA, encoded by the coding sequence GTGGAACTTTATCTTCAGGTCCGTCTGGCTTGCGCGGATGGCATGAGCCAACGGGCGGCGGCGAAGCGTTTCAATGTGTCGCGCGAAACGGTACGCAAGATGCTGTCGTTTTCATCGCCGCCGGGTTACCGGCGCCAGTCCGTACCGCAGCGCCCGAAGCTGGACGGGTTTGTGGCGATCATTGATGGATGGCTTGAGGGTGACCGCAGTGTCCCGCGCAAGCAACGCCATACGGCGAAGCGGGTATTCGACCGTTTGCGCACCGAGCATGGTTTCACCGGCGGCTATACGATCATCAAGGATTACATCCGGGAGCGCGAACAGCGCAGCCGGGAGATGTTCGTGCCGCTGGCGCACCCTGCGGGAGATGCGCAGGCCGATTTCGGGGAAGCGCTGGTGGAGATCGGCGGGGTGGAGCAGAAGGCCTACTTCTTCGCGCTCGATCTGCCGCACAGTGATGCCTGCTATGTGCGGGCCTATCCGGCGGCGGTGGCGGAGGCCTGGGTGGACGGACACGTGCATGCCTTCGCGTTTTTCGGCGCGGTACCGCGCTCGATCGTCTATGACAACGATCGCTGCCTTGTGACGAAGATCCTGCCCGACGGCACGCGGCAGCGTGCCACGCTGTTCAGCGCTTTCCTGTCACATTACGTGATCCGCGACCGCTATGCTCGCCCGGGCAAGGGGAACGAGAAAGGCAATGTGGAGGGGCTGGTAGGCTATTGCCGGCGCAACTTCATGGTGCCGATCCCGAAGTTCCCGACCTGGGAGGCGTTCAACCTGTGGCTGGAGGAGCAATGCCGCAAGCGCCAGCAGGACAAGGTGCGCGGGCAGAGCGAGACGATCGGTGAGCGGCTGCAGCGCGATCTCGCGGCCATGCAGCCTCTGCCCGCTACACCCTTCGAGGCCTGCGATCAGAAAGGCGGGCGGGTCTCCTCGCAATCCCTGGTGCGCTACAGGACCAACGATTATTCGGTTCCGGTGGCCTGGGGCCATCAGGAGGTCTGGATCAGGGCCTATGTCGATGAGGTGGTGATCGGCTGCCGCAGCGAAGTCATCGCCCGTCATCCTCGTTGCTATGCCCGCGAGGAGGTTGTCTTCGACCCGCTCCATTATCTCCCGCTGATCGAGCAGAAGATCAACGCATTCGACCAGGCTGCGCCTTTGCAGGGCTGGGACCTGCCCGAAGCGTTCACGACACTGCAGCGGTTGATGGAAGGGCGCATGCACAAACATGGCAGGCGCGAATATGTGCAGGTACTGCGCCTGCTGGAAACGTTCACCCTCGCCGATCTCCAGGCGGCGGTCGAACAGGCCATCGATCTTGGCGCCATCGGCTTCGATGCCGTCAAGCACCTCGTCCTGTGCCGGATCGAACGCGTACCGCCCAGGCTGGACCTGGACGTCTATCCCTTCCTGCCACGCACCACGGTCGAGAAGACCTTTGCCAGAGCCTATCTGAGCCTGCTCTCCGACCGGCAGGAGGCCGCATGA